A stretch of Candidatus Symbiobacter mobilis CR DNA encodes these proteins:
- a CDS encoding glycosyltransferase, with the protein MTNASVVINTFNRADYLPNAIYSIASQSYPNVELIVVNGPSTDATETELDRMEAQGIHFQRFSCPSRNLSESRNIGIANASGDVVLFIDDDAVAHRDWVTRIMRHYADPDVGAVGGFTFDHTGINYQCRYTVCDKFGNVRYFDTINPEQLLICTNDFYFPSLLGTNCSFSMSELRRIGGFDEVFAYMLDETDVCLRIVEGGKRVVTVPNAYVFHQYAPSYTRSPDRIPTSLLAPARSKAYFCLKHSVKGMDTSLQVFAEVDRYKKDIEFSNRWYLDHKKITPSHYAKISKELSEGVSEGLKLGLDMAVKTAVSQHLQLKTEISSKFHPILSKTDDNVLKRALKIYFVSQGYPPEDTSGIARWTFECARSLTELGHEVHIVTRTTGSANHVDFVRGVWIHAILDMCDDEITSLAPTPLPASIVRRAGAVLREIRRSEPIWGVDIVSAPIWDVEGIFCAAYLNKPIVTSLHTTYKLAQPYKPEWTENFHYRINHVDKVIAAENWLLSNSPYILANSKEIVTEINHHYNVMLIDHSNRLTIIPHGIGSLHEFQSSENITEKHHNAQQRIKVLFVGRIEARKGLDQLLLALFHIERLLDHIEVVIVGKFPDTEDAYTRQVTGLVEKLRTKWPKTQVTMLGYLSDTELDAHYATADIFVAPSRFESFGLILIEAMRHGVPVVACNIGGMREIITHGVDGYLFDVGNTQQLADQMKSLIENSDLRAQLGSASYKTYQTKFTSKVMGGALEKYFLSIIEGFSND; encoded by the coding sequence ATGACTAATGCCAGCGTTGTAATCAACACTTTTAATCGTGCCGATTATTTACCCAATGCAATCTACTCCATTGCATCGCAATCTTATCCTAATGTTGAACTGATTGTTGTCAATGGCCCTTCGACAGATGCGACAGAAACTGAGCTTGACCGGATGGAGGCACAAGGCATCCACTTTCAACGTTTCAGTTGTCCATCCCGTAATTTATCTGAGTCTCGCAATATTGGCATCGCCAATGCTTCGGGGGATGTCGTTTTATTTATTGACGATGATGCGGTGGCACACCGCGATTGGGTCACTCGAATCATGCGGCATTATGCTGACCCTGATGTGGGTGCTGTGGGTGGATTTACGTTCGACCATACAGGCATAAATTATCAGTGCAGATATACCGTTTGCGACAAATTCGGCAATGTGCGCTATTTTGACACGATCAATCCTGAACAATTATTAATTTGCACTAATGACTTTTACTTCCCGTCTTTGCTGGGAACAAACTGCTCTTTTTCTATGAGCGAGCTGCGGCGCATTGGAGGTTTTGATGAGGTTTTCGCCTATATGCTTGATGAAACCGATGTTTGCCTGCGTATTGTTGAGGGAGGCAAAAGGGTGGTGACCGTTCCCAATGCGTATGTATTTCACCAATATGCGCCAAGTTACACACGTTCACCAGATCGCATTCCAACTTCGTTGTTGGCGCCTGCAAGAAGCAAGGCTTACTTTTGCTTGAAACATTCTGTAAAAGGAATGGATACATCTTTGCAAGTTTTTGCTGAAGTCGATCGTTACAAAAAGGATATCGAATTTTCAAATAGATGGTATTTGGATCACAAAAAAATTACACCTTCACACTATGCAAAAATTTCCAAGGAACTGTCAGAGGGAGTATCAGAAGGTTTAAAACTTGGACTGGACATGGCAGTCAAGACGGCAGTATCTCAACACCTTCAATTGAAAACAGAAATCTCCTCAAAGTTTCACCCAATTTTATCAAAAACGGATGATAACGTATTAAAAAGAGCATTAAAAATATATTTTGTTTCACAAGGCTATCCGCCAGAAGATACCTCAGGGATTGCGCGTTGGACTTTTGAGTGCGCAAGATCATTGACTGAGTTAGGTCATGAGGTTCATATCGTTACAAGGACGACTGGCAGTGCCAACCATGTTGATTTTGTCAGAGGTGTTTGGATTCATGCCATTTTGGATATGTGCGATGATGAAATCACCTCTCTTGCGCCAACCCCATTGCCTGCATCAATTGTGCGACGAGCCGGTGCAGTGCTTAGAGAGATTCGGCGCTCAGAGCCGATCTGGGGCGTTGATATTGTCTCAGCACCTATTTGGGATGTTGAAGGTATATTTTGTGCAGCCTATCTGAATAAGCCCATTGTCACATCTTTGCATACAACCTACAAACTTGCACAGCCGTACAAACCTGAATGGACGGAGAATTTTCACTATCGTATAAATCATGTTGATAAAGTCATTGCCGCTGAAAATTGGCTGCTGTCTAATTCACCTTATATCCTGGCAAATTCGAAGGAAATTGTTACAGAAATAAATCATCACTACAATGTTATGCTTATTGATCACTCAAATAGATTAACCATAATTCCGCATGGCATTGGTTCACTTCATGAATTTCAATCTAGTGAAAATATAACCGAAAAACATCATAATGCGCAGCAACGAATTAAAGTGCTATTTGTTGGAAGAATTGAGGCAAGAAAAGGTTTAGATCAGCTTTTGTTGGCTCTTTTTCATATTGAGAGACTTCTTGATCACATAGAGGTTGTTATAGTAGGAAAATTTCCTGATACTGAAGATGCTTATACAAGGCAAGTGACAGGACTAGTTGAAAAATTGCGAACGAAATGGCCTAAAACACAAGTAACTATGCTAGGCTATCTCAGTGACACAGAGTTAGATGCACACTACGCGACTGCGGATATATTTGTGGCACCCAGTCGATTTGAAAGTTTTGGCCTTATCCTGATTGAAGCGATGAGACACGGCGTTCCTGTCGTTGCTTGTAATATTGGTGGTATGCGCGAAATTATTACGCATGGAGTTGATGGGTATTTGTTTGATGTTGGCAATACACAGCAACTTGCAGACCAAATGAAATCGCTAATTGAAAATTCTGATTTGCGTGCTCAACTTGGATCAGCCAGCTACAAAACTTATCAGACTAAATTTACATCTAAAGTAATGGGGGGTGCTTTAGAAAAGTATTTCCTTAGCATTATTGAAGGGTTTTCTAATGATTGA
- a CDS encoding FkbM family methyltransferase: MQENIEHYLAELIERVSHLETTVREIRNLVGPFGTMFPDGTMLVQTIHGTKYFIDPTDEIMAPQLVVYRQWEPDLSTFMVNSTTPDTIFLDVGANFGYFTCLVGSRIGSQGNGCVIAAEPNPLMQRLLQKNTKINWSMAPIELHNCAVTEQEGFAEFAIPHDRAANASLVSSTTQNSDERLIVRSVTLDQLAAGRKVDLIKIDVEGFETAVLRGSSETIMRSPNIIIIIEWSLQQMREAGFTACNMIELLKQYKLHAFHLPSTRFITEDQWAKLEISFEQLQHVAYNNILLQRRP; this comes from the coding sequence ATGCAAGAAAACATCGAACACTACCTAGCTGAGCTAATTGAACGGGTATCTCATCTCGAAACTACAGTACGAGAGATTCGCAATTTAGTTGGTCCATTTGGAACTATGTTTCCAGACGGGACCATGTTGGTACAAACTATTCACGGCACTAAATATTTTATTGATCCGACTGACGAAATCATGGCACCACAGTTGGTGGTTTACCGGCAATGGGAACCCGATTTGTCAACTTTTATGGTGAATTCGACCACACCAGATACAATTTTTCTTGATGTAGGAGCTAATTTTGGCTACTTTACCTGCTTAGTCGGATCACGCATTGGCTCCCAGGGTAATGGATGTGTCATCGCTGCCGAACCTAATCCGCTCATGCAGCGACTGCTCCAGAAAAACACCAAGATTAACTGGTCCATGGCACCTATTGAACTGCACAATTGTGCTGTAACGGAACAAGAAGGGTTCGCTGAGTTTGCTATTCCACATGACCGCGCCGCCAACGCAAGTTTGGTGTCTTCAACTACGCAAAACTCAGATGAGCGTCTGATTGTCAGATCGGTGACACTTGATCAGTTGGCCGCAGGTCGAAAAGTCGATCTGATCAAGATTGACGTTGAAGGTTTTGAAACTGCCGTATTACGTGGATCAAGCGAAACCATCATGCGTTCACCTAATATTATTATTATTATTGAATGGTCACTTCAGCAAATGCGAGAAGCAGGTTTCACAGCCTGCAATATGATAGAACTACTAAAACAGTATAAATTACATGCATTTCATTTGCCATCAACCCGATTTATCACAGAGGACCAGTGGGCTAAACTTGAAATTTCTTTTGAACAGCTTCAGCATGTTGCTTACAACAATATCTTGTTGCAACGCAGGCCCTAA
- a CDS encoding class I SAM-dependent methyltransferase, whose product MGTDSEWEQWGQRDPYYGVITHPKFRRDNFDETARSEFFESGQCHVQHILATCRQQIDSTFKPSRILDFGCGVGRLLIAFSAQAVQVVGLDVSDSMLSEARRNCEEIGVRNVVLIKSDDDLTLLEGTFDMIHSTIVFQHIQPQRGLRLFARLLGYLAPSGIGTIQITYAKAMYAPNLGAAPSTASLTVSNVWSNLSSTLKRFIINDLLSGFSYSRKDPEMQMNVYNLNQLMFIMQEIGIKRCYTEFTDHGGELGVFLYFQRPHTP is encoded by the coding sequence ATGGGAACGGACTCAGAGTGGGAACAATGGGGACAACGAGACCCTTATTACGGAGTCATCACACACCCAAAGTTTCGCAGAGACAATTTTGATGAGACGGCACGGAGTGAATTTTTTGAATCTGGGCAGTGTCATGTTCAGCACATCTTGGCTACATGTCGGCAACAGATCGACTCAACGTTTAAACCATCTCGTATTCTCGATTTTGGCTGCGGCGTTGGAAGGCTTTTGATTGCGTTTTCCGCTCAAGCAGTTCAAGTTGTGGGTCTTGACGTTTCTGACAGTATGTTAAGCGAAGCACGCCGCAATTGTGAAGAGATCGGTGTAAGAAATGTTGTTTTGATAAAATCTGACGATGATCTTACATTACTTGAAGGTACGTTTGACATGATTCATTCAACCATTGTCTTCCAACACATTCAACCACAACGCGGGCTTCGACTGTTTGCACGACTGCTTGGTTATCTTGCCCCGAGTGGCATTGGTACGATACAAATTACCTACGCGAAAGCTATGTACGCTCCAAACTTGGGTGCAGCGCCGTCAACTGCATCTTTGACTGTCAGTAATGTTTGGAGTAATTTGTCTTCCACCTTAAAACGATTTATAATCAACGATTTATTATCTGGTTTTTCTTACTCAAGGAAAGACCCTGAAATGCAAATGAACGTTTACAACCTAAATCAATTGATGTTCATAATGCAAGAGATTGGCATCAAGCGATGCTACACCGAATTTACGGATCATGGTGGTGAGTTAGGTGTGTTTTTGTATTTTCAGAGACCGCACACACCATAA
- a CDS encoding FIST signal transduction protein yields MFKISTAHSLTAKPTTAAVALADQALRDLGGQIPRAALLFSTFGRNHTELLCELKRILPDCPIVGGSSNGEVSRTQGYRVSSSLLILFASDSISIRAGVLRNLAFEDEAYNMESATQQLQQQGFITASSNLAESKARPVLGLLFPDGIGLDGESVVRLFVSQFPGTRFFGGATAENFTMASTEQFFNEEVLHNAVPFLLLSGPLRYQWAVTQGLSSGWHAVGERLNAECDGKWIKTIASRPAIDYLASRYRLQGGQLSVCHPFVIYPEREKNDHYFRDVVRYSEDTGALESIQLLPSECQIQLTEPDPAAILAVSRQNILSALAHFPGAYTPAGVLWFSCISRALVLDSDAASEFSTATDMIESTLPIAGFYTYGEIAPGGPQNISTYHSSTLVTLLLGEEPKTDLGIFGQTKQFLIDNLKKDNLALTQALAESQAKVNNLQNELGLLQALERIGGHSKTELNALLRTLALKLVCDVLNTRFADFKRLALKGDPPVLNRTGLARLVNDMHQKQLGKPFPLTLKQLTHILTDFGDANKLY; encoded by the coding sequence ATGTTCAAAATCAGTACTGCCCACAGCCTAACCGCGAAGCCTACTACAGCCGCAGTGGCCCTGGCCGATCAAGCGCTGCGTGATTTGGGCGGCCAGATACCGCGTGCTGCACTGTTGTTTTCGACTTTTGGCCGCAACCATACCGAATTGCTATGCGAGCTCAAACGCATTTTGCCCGATTGCCCGATCGTCGGCGGCAGCTCCAACGGCGAAGTTTCGCGAACTCAGGGCTACAGAGTCAGCTCAAGCCTACTCATCCTGTTTGCCAGCGACAGCATCAGCATTCGCGCTGGCGTTCTACGTAATTTGGCGTTTGAGGACGAAGCGTACAACATGGAGAGCGCCACCCAGCAATTACAGCAGCAGGGTTTTATTACCGCAAGTAGCAATCTGGCAGAGTCGAAAGCCCGCCCAGTGTTGGGATTGCTTTTTCCTGACGGCATCGGACTGGATGGCGAGTCGGTAGTCAGGCTGTTTGTCAGCCAATTTCCAGGTACGCGATTTTTCGGCGGTGCCACTGCTGAAAACTTCACGATGGCATCCACAGAGCAGTTCTTTAACGAGGAGGTGCTGCACAACGCCGTGCCTTTTTTGCTGCTGAGTGGCCCGTTACGCTACCAGTGGGCGGTCACCCAGGGTTTGAGTTCGGGCTGGCACGCAGTAGGTGAGCGGTTGAACGCAGAGTGCGATGGCAAGTGGATCAAGACTATTGCCAGTCGTCCCGCCATAGATTATTTGGCATCACGCTACCGCCTGCAAGGTGGACAGTTATCAGTCTGTCACCCGTTTGTGATTTATCCTGAGCGCGAGAAAAACGACCACTACTTTCGCGATGTTGTTCGATATTCCGAAGATACCGGTGCATTGGAGTCGATTCAGTTATTGCCTAGTGAGTGTCAAATTCAACTCACTGAACCCGACCCGGCTGCCATACTGGCCGTGTCACGTCAAAATATCTTATCAGCCCTGGCGCATTTTCCGGGAGCGTATACGCCAGCCGGGGTATTGTGGTTTTCGTGTATCAGCCGCGCATTGGTGCTGGATAGCGATGCAGCAAGCGAATTCAGTACCGCGACAGACATGATCGAATCAACCCTGCCAATTGCGGGCTTTTACACCTATGGCGAAATTGCACCGGGTGGGCCACAAAATATATCCACCTATCACAGCTCTACTTTGGTCACCCTGCTGTTGGGTGAAGAACCCAAAACCGACCTTGGCATCTTTGGGCAGACCAAACAATTCTTGATCGACAACCTGAAGAAGGATAACTTGGCACTAACGCAGGCATTGGCTGAGTCACAGGCAAAAGTCAATAATCTGCAAAATGAACTTGGCCTCTTACAGGCACTGGAACGTATCGGCGGGCACAGCAAAACCGAGTTGAACGCACTTCTGCGCACACTGGCGCTGAAACTGGTATGCGACGTGCTGAACACCCGGTTTGCTGACTTCAAGCGTTTGGCCCTCAAAGGCGATCCACCCGTGCTCAACCGCACCGGCTTGGCGCGACTGGTCAATGACATGCACCAAAAACAGCTCGGCAAACCTTTTCCACTGACGTTGAAACAACTGACGCACATCCTGACAGATTTTGGCGATGCTAACAAGTTGTATTGA
- a CDS encoding glycosyltransferase, whose translation MRVLHFYKTSFPDSMGGVEQVIHQLARGISTLGINTHVLSLTSGRELKTIKIEGYFVHRAQCHFYVASTGFSATVFHHFTQLSKDVDIIHYHYPWPLMDLVHFVTRVKKPTVVTYHADIVRQKHLFNIYRPLQERFLNSVDKIIATSSNYYASSPVLQKFAQKVSVIPIGLDKATYPEPSVEKVKYWHQRFGSKFFLFVGVLRHYKGLHTLLKASENVEFPVVIVGNGPLEKSLKHHAMKLGLSQVHFLGYLSNEDKVALLTLCYGIVFPSHLRSEAFGITLLEGAMFGKPMISSEIGTGTTSINIAGETGLVVPPADHHALKQAMLYLWQHPDEAIAMGKRSKTKYQTHFTADRMVKSYIDIYNQLLTA comes from the coding sequence TTGAGAGTATTACATTTTTATAAGACATCTTTTCCAGATTCGATGGGAGGGGTCGAACAAGTCATTCATCAACTTGCGCGCGGAATAAGTACACTTGGAATTAACACGCATGTGTTGTCTCTGACGTCAGGTCGTGAATTAAAAACTATTAAAATTGAAGGATATTTTGTACATCGCGCACAATGCCACTTTTATGTCGCTTCAACGGGTTTCTCGGCCACTGTATTCCATCACTTTACCCAGTTGTCCAAGGATGTTGATATTATTCACTATCACTATCCTTGGCCATTGATGGATTTGGTTCACTTTGTAACCAGAGTCAAAAAGCCAACAGTGGTGACATACCACGCGGACATTGTACGACAAAAGCATCTTTTCAATATTTATCGTCCGTTGCAAGAGCGATTTTTAAACAGCGTTGACAAAATTATTGCCACTTCATCCAACTATTATGCAAGCAGTCCTGTACTACAAAAATTCGCACAGAAGGTTAGTGTGATTCCTATAGGTCTGGATAAAGCCACCTACCCAGAGCCATCGGTTGAAAAAGTGAAGTATTGGCATCAAAGGTTTGGATCGAAATTCTTTCTTTTTGTAGGTGTGTTGCGGCACTATAAAGGCCTTCATACATTGCTCAAAGCATCGGAAAATGTGGAATTTCCAGTGGTCATTGTTGGTAATGGACCACTAGAAAAATCCTTAAAGCATCATGCCATGAAGCTAGGCTTGAGTCAAGTTCATTTTTTGGGCTACTTATCCAACGAAGACAAGGTCGCCTTGTTAACACTGTGCTATGGGATTGTTTTTCCGTCACATTTACGTTCTGAGGCCTTTGGTATTACGCTACTTGAAGGTGCGATGTTTGGCAAACCCATGATTTCCAGCGAGATTGGCACGGGAACGACTTCTATCAATATTGCTGGTGAAACGGGCCTTGTTGTTCCTCCTGCCGATCACCATGCCTTGAAGCAAGCGATGCTTTACTTATGGCAGCATCCTGATGAAGCTATAGCAATGGGAAAGCGGTCTAAAACTAAATACCAAACTCATTTTACTGCTGATCGAATGGTGAAGTCCTACATTGATATTTATAATCAATTATTAACTGCATAA